From one Gemmatimonadaceae bacterium genomic stretch:
- a CDS encoding zinc ribbon domain-containing protein, with translation MTVVSRSLDDLDRLAFRLSRTVRTQYPHLLSQGFTLTDLEERLLPFREVRREMANAGPDAFESSMLRLIAGERGYVATEAALQEAARKALLLPSPSISLVRAWATTQLQLVSTSITPSRSATPVSVEVFPMPSGFSVASGVITPVAVTCRYCDSRLPQGRKITYCPHCGMDLSKKQCPACSTELEVGWKHCVTCGRKDEA, from the coding sequence GTGACCGTCGTTTCCCGCTCCCTGGACGACCTCGATCGGCTCGCGTTCCGACTCTCGCGCACCGTACGGACCCAGTATCCGCACCTGCTGAGCCAAGGGTTCACGCTGACCGACCTCGAGGAGCGCCTCCTTCCCTTCCGGGAGGTGCGCCGGGAGATGGCGAACGCCGGTCCGGATGCGTTCGAGTCGTCGATGCTGCGCCTGATCGCCGGGGAACGGGGCTACGTGGCCACGGAAGCGGCACTGCAGGAGGCGGCGCGCAAGGCGCTGCTCCTCCCCTCGCCGTCGATTTCGCTCGTCCGCGCGTGGGCCACGACGCAGCTCCAGCTGGTCTCGACCAGCATCACGCCCAGCCGCTCGGCGACGCCGGTGTCGGTGGAGGTGTTTCCCATGCCCAGCGGCTTTTCGGTTGCCAGCGGGGTGATCACGCCGGTGGCGGTGACGTGCCGCTACTGCGACAGCCGCCTGCCCCAGGGGCGGAAAATCACCTACTGCCCGCATTGCGGGATGGATCTCTCCAAGAAGCAGTGCCCGGCCTGCAGCACCGAGCTCGAGGTGGGGTGGAAGCATTGCGTCACCTGCGGCCGGAAAGACGAGGCGTAA